In Thermoanaerobacter uzonensis DSM 18761, one genomic interval encodes:
- a CDS encoding TNT domain-containing protein yields MKLQNHITYIKVVKPFEALEGKTASWFNQPGGGIQYKMPKTIEELINKGYIR; encoded by the coding sequence ATAAAATTACAAAACCATATAACGTATATTAAAGTAGTAAAACCATTTGAGGCATTGGAAGGTAAGACAGCATCATGGTTTAACCAGCCAGGAGGAGGGATACAATACAAAATGCCAAAGACAATAGAAGAATTAATAAATAAAGGATATATAAGATAG